One window of Plasmodium relictum strain SGS1 genome assembly, chromosome: 14 genomic DNA carries:
- a CDS encoding DNA-binding chaperone, putative, producing the protein MNDKLDNEHVRSEELFCLTDINVKSEEYEKEISILPYISSNYCVNIRKKKIEPAGFMFYIKYEIPILKEKKKKIRDNKNVHTDELFLYKDKLNYLNDLEDNNNNKSEHLKTEEDEKKKKKKNDNDYDDTKDYNKRQEKANYKKSSNLVKKCIDENINVYEILGVDETDDLEAIKASYKKLILIFHPDKNKGTAYLNAKEKKKKKEKEKEKNKESDMKNNDTKDLMYYMEKFNIDKLTPEEKKLMFLKIQDSYTILSDKTLRKQYDSSIPFDEYIPTQKELEEASNFYDFLRPVFKRNAKWSSKKPVPDIGDENTNIKNVKYFYDFWYNFVNWRDFSYHNAYDYEQAECREERRWMERENKKIQKKVSKLENLRILKLVDLAYNNDPRIIAENKRIKTEKQKKKELAILEKQKKMDKLNDTEKDNTITNNSNEKTNKEKAAMKIWKHHIKSVCMTKLPNTVNYDILQEKLLIMPFETLCDFIYDIYVLLNFNFYKSDTLPFEKMSSNKFNNSQEIQKDTLNNLGRNNINNKINGNISIDMQNENKNDNKNLNHLKKKDVEYAFVNKNNVISSKNTTTNNSSNINISIVENNQEQVNETFKVNYDIKSNELNGCDDRFTSNLIDSNKLKVNNENKNEKIKDYNLTNDEEIAKNTECKNDALKEKNMYENSHLKINDSKKNNSKNYKNKKNIGNNNSNNDNNNNSNNNNNKNTGFIGHLKSIELGENDIESLINIFKKYINDTTFIIEKKEEVNSKNLNINNNLKNDISAEVHKSPNNIRQCDEKEKKNAEEKKTNENTSNIEKNAENEEKNDKWTAHEVSLLAKALKFYPGGTKNRWVLISNSIKTKSVKEVIKKTKEMFENETLKNLSRNFDESPFDHFKNQNKGVMKKIDDNLDKRELKIEKETNLNNNINGDISQKRPWTQEEQYLLEKALVKYPASIPIKERLELVSSELKTRTVDEVILRMKKLRAQILAKKSAK; encoded by the coding sequence atgaatgatAAATTAGATAATGAGCACGTAAGAAGTGAAGAATTGTTTTGCTTAACAGATATTAATGTAAAAAGTGaagaatatgaaaaagaaattagcATTTTACCATATATTTCTTCAAATTATTGTGTAAAtataagaaagaaaaaaatagagcCAGCGGGATTTATGTTTTACATAAAATACGAAATTCCTAtactaaaagaaaaaaaaaaaaagataagggataataaaaatgtgcATACAGACgaactatttttatataaagataaattGAATTACTTAAATGATTTGGAGGacaacaataataataaaagtgaaCATTTGAAAACTGAAGAagacgaaaaaaaaaaaaaaaaaaaaaatgataatgattATGATGACACTAAAGATTATAATAAGAGACAAGAAAAGgcaaattataaaaaaagttctaatttagttaaaaaatgtatagatgaaaatataaatgtttatGAAATATTAGGGGTTGATGAAACAGATGATTTAGAAGCTATTAAAGCctcttataaaaaattaattttaatatttcatccAGACAAAAATAAAGGAACAGCATATTTAAAcgcaaaagaaaaaaaaaaaaaaaaagaaaaagaaaaagaaaaaaataaagaatcagatatgaaaaataatgatacaaAAGATCTTATGTATTATAtggaaaaatttaatatagaTAAATTAACTCccgaagaaaaaaaattaatgtttttaaaaattcaagATTCTTACACTATTTTATCGGATAAAACTTTGAGAAAGCAGTATGATAGCTCTATTCCATTTGATGAATATATACCTACACAAAAGGAACTGGAAGAAGCTTCTAATTTTTACGATTTTTTGCGACCagtatttaaaagaaatgcTAAGTGGTCTTCCAAAAAACCAGTTCCTGATATAGGTGATGAAAAtactaatataaaaaatgtaaaatatttttacgaTTTTTGGTATAATTTTGTTAATTGGAGAGATTTCTCATATCATAATGCTTATGATTATGAACAAGCTGAATGTAGAGAAGAAAGAAGATGGATGgaaagagaaaataaaaaaattcagaaaAAAGTTTCTAAATTGGAAAATTtaagaattttaaaattagtCGATTTAGCATATAATAATGATCCACGAATTATTgcagaaaataaaagaatcaaaacagaaaaacaaaaaaaaaaagaattagcTATATTagaaaagcaaaaaaaaatggataaaTTGAACGACACAGAAAAAGATAATACCATTACTAACAATTCTAACGAAAAgacaaataaagaaaaagctGCTATGAAGATATGGAAACATCATATTAAGTCTGTATGTATGACAAAATTACCAAATACGGTAAATTATGATATATTgcaagaaaaattattaataatgcCTTTTGAAACATTATGTGATTTTATTTAtgatatatatgttttactaaattttaatttttataaaagtgaTACTTTACCATTTGAAAAAATGAGttctaataaatttaataattctcAAGAGATTCAAAAGGATACCCTAAATAATTTAGgaagaaataatattaacaaCAAAATAAATGGAAACATAAGCATTGATATGCAAAACGAAAACAAGAACgacaataaaaatttaaatcatttaaaaaaaaaagatgtagAATATGCctttgttaataaaaataatgtaattaGTAGTAAAAATACTACAACAAATAATTCTAGTAATATTAATATCTCTATTGTAGAGAACAATCAAGAACAAGTAAATGAAACTTTCAAGGTTAATTATGATATAAAATCTAATGAATTGAATGGTTGTGATGATAGGTTTACCAGTAATTTAATAGATTCGAATAAATTAAAGGTTAATaacgaaaataaaaatgaaaaaataaaagattataATTTAACTAATGATGAAGAAATAGCTAAGAATACGGAATGTAAAAATGATGctctaaaagaaaaaaatatgtatgaGAACAGTcacttaaaaattaatgactcaaagaaaaataatagcaaaaattataaaaacaaaaaaaatatagggaataataattcaaataatgataataataataatagtaacaacaataataataagaataCGGGATTCATAGGTCATTTAAAAAGTATAGAATTAGGAGAAAATGATATTGAATCgttaattaatatttttaaaaaatatattaatgatactacttttattattgaaAAGAAAGAAGAAGTTAACAGCAAAAatctaaatataaataacaatttaaaaaacgATATTTCTGCAGAAGTACATAAAAGCCCAAATAATATCAGACAGTGTGatgaaaaggaaaagaaaaatgctgaagaaaaaaaaactaatgaAAATACTtcaaatatagaaaaaaatgctgaaaatgaagaaaaaaatgataaatggACAGCTCACGAAGTGTCTTTGCTTGCTAAGGCCCTGAAATTTTATCCAGGTGGTACAAAAAATAGATGGGTTCTTATTTCAAATTCTATAAAAACTAAAAGTGTTAAagaagttataaaaaaaacaaaagaaatGTTTGAAAATGAAACACTTAAGAATTTGAGCAGAAATTTTGATGAATCTCCATTTGACCACTTTAAGAATCAGAATAAGGGAGTTATGAAAAAGATTGATGATAACTTAGATAAAAGAGAATTAAAGATTGAAAAAGAAACTaacttaaataataatataaatggtGATATTAGTCAAAAAAGGCCATGGACACAAGAAGAACAgtatttattagaaaaagcATTAGTAAAATATCCTGCTTCTATTCCAATAAAAGAAAGATTAGAATTAGTTTCTTCTGAATTAAAAACTAGAACTGTTGACGAAGTTATACTTAGAATGAAAAAACTTAGAGCACAAATATTAGCCAAAAAATCtgcaaaataa
- the SPO11 gene encoding meiotic recombination protein SPO11, putative — MHNLDVINLLENYVLDFIFKLLDKKKKKFLLKGRIIEITRLIYTIEIILRNLYENTYTTLRQIFYTNSQLFISQNVSNRTIGKLTKIIKKPRELLNIYNSPKGIIRGNILLKEKNLSQWADCMNIFETRGHLICPFGVSDLIISQNVKYVLVIEKETIFFKLLQSNFISKYGPSILITAKGFPDINTRQLIFEIHRRNKNLKFFCLTDYDAHGLSIAFTYSSKYESKVYYVDDISINNLYWLNLFTPDEAIEKNVLKKIDLYNLTLKDIRILDNICNNLKKRNNKCHIAEFNRWIEYATNMKAFGVKYEIDNIIDIEKHINMRIKELL; from the exons ATGCATAATTTAGatgttataaatttattagaaaattatgttttggattttatttttaagttactagacaaaaaaaaaaaaaaatttttattaaaaggtAGAATTATAGAGATAACAAGATTAATTTATACAATTGAAATTATATTAAGAAACCTATATGAAAATACATATACAACATTAAGGCAAATATTTTATACGAATTCACAACTGTTTATATCACAAAATGTTTCAAATAGAACAATTGGAAAATTAacgaaaattataaaaaagccaagggaattattaaatatatataattcacCTAAGGGAATAATTAGAGGAAATATTTTactaaaggaaaaaaatttaa GTCAATGGGCTGATTGCATGAATATTTTTGAA acAAGAGGGCATTTGATATGTCCTTTTGGTGTATCAGATTTAATTATTTCTCAAAATGTTAAATATGTTCTTGTAATAGAGAAagaaacaattttttttaaattacttcAATCTAATTTTATAAGCAAATACGGTCCATCAATTCTAATTACAGCTAAAGGATTTCCTg ATATAAATACAAGACAGCTTATATTTGAGATTCATAGAAGAAACAAAAATctcaaatttttttgtttaactGATTATGATGCTCATG GGCTCAGCATAGCTTTCACATATTCCTCTAAATATGAATCAAAAGTTTATT ATGTTGATGATATATCAATTAACAATTTGTATTGGTTAAATCTGTTTACGCCTGATGAAGCGattgaaaaaaatgttttaaaaaaaatagatctATATAATTTAACATTAAAAGATATTCGAATTTTGGATAA tatttgtaataatttaaaaaaaagaaataataaatgtcATATAGCTGAATTTAATAGATggat agAGTATGCTACCAATATGAAAGCATTTGGagtaaaatatgaaatagaTAACATTATTGATATTGAAAAGCACATAAACATGAGAATTAAAGAACTTTTATAA